The following are from one region of the Mauremys reevesii isolate NIE-2019 linkage group 2, ASM1616193v1, whole genome shotgun sequence genome:
- the LOC120396372 gene encoding protein maestro-like codes for MEGLCWMLRDPKASLKAHVAVPLALQARMFFEDENSGLRRASMELFGHLSKFVCKKSSLFGAEVEESMGMLLIHLQDGDPQVAQVSAAEGS; via the exons ATGGAAGGGCTCTGCTGGATGCTGCGGGACCCCAAGGCATCTCTGAAGGCGCACGTCGCCGTCCCGCTGGCCCTGCAGGCGAGAATGTTCTTTGAGGAT GAGAACAGCGGCCTGAGGCGGGCCTCCATGGAGCTCTTTGGCCACCTCAGCAAATTTGTTTGCAAGAAGTCGTCCCTCTTTGGGGCTGAGGTGGAGGAGAGCATGGGGATGCTGCTCATCCACCTACAGGATGGGGATCCCCAGGTGGCCCAGGTGAGTGCAGCTGAGGGCTCatag